In one window of Eubalaena glacialis isolate mEubGla1 chromosome 13, mEubGla1.1.hap2.+ XY, whole genome shotgun sequence DNA:
- the ANTKMT gene encoding adenine nucleotide translocase lysine N-methyltransferase isoform X2: MEQDDPAEALTELRERRLGALELLQVAAGSGLVAYAVWALLLQPGFRRVPLRLQVPYVGASARQVEHVLSLLRGRPGKMVDLGSGDGRIVLAAHKCGLRPAVGYELNPWLVGLAWLHAWRAGCVGNVSYRRENLWKLPLLEDKLQAELPAGARVVSGRFPLPTWQPVAVLGEGLDRVWAYDVHSGGPAGQAVPGPSSASVPGAPNSQVG; this comes from the exons ATGGAGCAGGACGACCCGGCCGAGGCGTTGACGGAGCTGCGCGAGCGGCGGCTAGGCGCGTTGGAGCTGCTGCAGGTGGCGGCGGGCTCGGGCCTGGTCGCCTACGCCGTGTGggcgctgctgctgcagccgggCTTCCGCCGCGTGCCGCTGCGGCTGCAG GTGCCTTATGTTGGCGCGAGTGCCAGGCAGGTGGAGCACGTGTTGTCGTTGCTGCGAGGCCGTCCAGGAAAGATGGTGGACCTGGGCTCTGGCGACGGCAGGATT GTGCTGGCTGCCCACAAATGCGGTCTCCGCCCAGCTGTGGGCTATGAGCTGAACCCGTGGCTGGTGGGGCTGGCGTGGCTGCATGCCTGGAGGGCAGGATGTGTGGGCAATGTCAGCTACCGCCGTGAGAACCTCTGGAAG CTCCCACTGCTGGAGGACAAGCTACAGGCAGAGTTGCCTGCAGGAGCCCGAGTGGTGTCTGggcgcttccccctccccacctggcaACCTGTGGCTGTACTGGGTGAGGGCCTGGACCGCGTCTGGGCCTATGATGTCCACAGTGGTGGGCCAGCTGGGCAGGCTGTCCCAGGGCCTAGTTCTGCCTCTGTACCTGGAGCCCCCAATTCTCAGGTTGGCTGA
- the CIAO3 gene encoding cytosolic iron-sulfur assembly component 3 isoform X1 has protein sequence MASLFSGALQLTDLDDFIAPSQDCIKPMRVDKRPGSGAAKIHIEDDGSYFQVSQDGGTKKLERAKISLDDCLACSGCVTSAETVLITQQSHEELRKVLGANKMAAPDQQRLVVISVSPQSRASLAVRFQLNPTDTARKLTAFFKKIGAHYVFDTTFSRNFSLLESQREFVRRFRAQADSKQALPVLTSACPGWICYAEKTHGNVLLPHISTARSPQQVMGSLVKDFFSQQQHLTPDKIYHVTVMPCYDKKLEASRPDFFSQEHQTRDVDCVITTGEVFKLLEEEGVSLSELEPAPLDSLCSSVSGQEPTSHQGGGSGGYLEHVFRYAAQELFGIHVTEVTYRPLRNKDLQEVTLEREGRVLLHFAAAYGFRNIQNLVQKLKRGRCPYHYVEVMACPSGCLNGGGQLKAPDMPGKELLQQVERLYSMVRTEAPEDAPGVQELYGHWLQGEGSEQASRLLHTSYHAVEKAGSSLSIRW, from the exons ATGGCGTCGCTCTTCAGCGGGGCCTTGCAGCTGACGGACCTGGACGACTTCATCGCGCCGTCTCAG GATTGCATCAAGCCCATGAGGGTGGATAAGAGGCCGGGAAGCGGCGCGGCCAAGATCCACATCGAAGATGATGGGAGTTACTTCCAAGTCAGTCAG GATGGAGGGACGAAGAAGCTGGAGAGGGCCAAGATCTCGCTGGACGACTGCCTGGCGTGCAGTGGCTGCGTCACTTCGGCAGAGACCGTGCTCATCACTCAGCAGAGCCACGAGGAGCTGCGGAAGGTTCTAGGTGCTAATAAG ATGGCAGCGCCCGATCAGCAGAGGCTGGTTGTCATCTCGGTCTCTCCCCAGTCCAGAGCGTCGCTGGCTGTGAGATTTCAGCTGAATCCTACAGACACCGCCAGGAAATTAActgcattctttaaaaaaatag GGGCACACTACGTGTTTGATACCACCTTCTCGAGGAACTTCAGCCTCCTCGAGAGCCAGCGGGAGTTCGTGCGGCGATTCCGAGCACAGGCCGATTCCAAGCAGGCCTTGCCTGTGCTGACTTCCGCCTGCCCAG GCTGGATCTGCTACGCCGAGAAGACCCACGGGAACGTCCTCCTCCCCCACATCAGCACCGCCCGGTCCCCGCAGCAGGTCATGGGCTCCCTGGTCAAGGACTTCTTCTCCCAGCAGCAG CATTTGACCCCCGACAAGATCTACCATGTGACGGTTATGCCCTGCTACGACAAAAAGCTGGAAGCCTCCAGACCCGACTTCTTCAGCCAAGAGCACCAGACACGCGATGTGGATTGTGTCATCACAACAG GAGAAGTCTTCAAGCTGCTGGAAGAAGAAGGGGTCTCGCTGTCAGAGCTGGAGCCGGCTCCCCTGGACAGTCT GTGCAGCAGTGTATCTGGCCAGGAGCCTACCAGCCATCAGGGTGGGGGCTCGGGGGGCTACCTGGAGCACGTGTTCCGGTATGCAGCCCAGGAGCTCTTTGGAATCCACGTCACTGAAGTCACCTACAGACCCCTGAG GAACAAGGACCTCCAGGAGGTGACTCTGGAGAGGGAGGGCCGGGTCCTGCTGCACTTCGCCGCGGCCTACGGCTTCCGCAACATCCAGAACCTGGTGCAAAAGCTGAAGCGAGGCCGCTGCCCATACCACTATGTGGAGGTCATGGCCTGCCCTTCAG GCTGCTTGAATGGTGGAGGCCAGCTCAAGGCCCCCGACATGCCTGGCAAGGAGCTTCTCCAGCAGGTTGAGAGGCTATACAGCATGGTCAGGACCGAGGCACCAGAAGACGCACCTGGGGTCCAGGAGCTGTATGGGCACTGGCTGCAGGGCGAGGGCTCAGAGCAGGCCAGCCGCCTGCTGCACACAAGCTACCACGCGGTGGAAAAGGCTGGCTCCAGCCTCAGCATCAGGTGGTAG
- the CCDC78 gene encoding coiled-coil domain-containing protein 78: protein MEYVAAPGPRPGAPPRATKNVLPRAETWLPGVPGGAPTWATNLETEVPSDLELSEEQRLQVCKELVDLQIKTHRLKEQHEAEIFELKSEVLWLESRVLELELHGEQAAPAEADPGHRQALAQELGHKAWGQGHSDLHRLQAQPKDFLTPENEQQKLGDGPQGEVNRAPEQHRARQQALETRVAALGWQLQGAQEEAKTAGQQLAAQALVLSACRGQLHQAEAENARLQLQLKKLNEEYAIRLQHCARAVAGYADGASPKPASTALRTFLETTLEDIRGAHHSREQQLARAARTYRKRLADLSRRHEELLAAQRWAPRTPKATSGATTSDMEPPPLHMVTKFGHLREDQARLEKQLQKLQAQKEPSEASQGGPLEPQGLEAASWAQIRQKLQDFSRGTQAELERERAQLLVRAMMAEEQLSELQEYVDQHLGRYKQEILRLRKLVGTGNPWKAGATPPAKLQHPRTCSR from the exons ATGGAGTATGTggcagccccaggccccaggccaggGGCCCCACCTCGGGCCACCAAGAAT GTTCTGCCGCGGGCCGAGACCTGGCTGCCAGGAGTCCCTGGGGGTGCCCCAACCTGGGCCACCAACCTTGAGACAGAGGTTCCCTCAGATCTAGAGCTGAGTGAAGAGCAGCGGCTGCAG GTCTGCAAGGAGCTGGTGGACCTGCAGATCAAAACCCATCGCCTGAAGGAGCAACACGAGGCTGAAATCTTCGAGCTGAAGAGTGAG GTCCTGTGGCTGGAGAGCCGGGTGCTGGAGCTAGAGCTGCACGGAGAGCAGGCAGCCCCAGCAGAAGCTGATCCGGGGCACCGCCAGGCACTGGCACAGGAGCTTGGGCACAaggcctgggggcagggacaCTCCGACCTCCACAGACTCCAG GCACAGCCCAAGGACTTCCTGACCCCTGAGAATGAGCAGCAGAAGCTGGGGGATGGT CCGCAGGGAGAAGTAAATCGGGCGCCAGAGCAGCACAGGGCTCGGCAGCAGGCACTGGAGACGCGTGT GGCAGCCCTGGGCTGGCAGCTGCAGGGAGCCCAGGAGGAGGCCAAGACAGCTGGGCAGCAACTGGCTGCACAAGCCTTG GTATTGTCTGCCTGCCGGGGCCAGCTCCACCAGGCTGAAGCAGAGAACGCCCGGCTGCAGCTGCAACTCAAGAAGCTGAACGAGGAGTACGCCATCCGACTGCAGCACTGCGCCCGAGCCGTGGCT GGGTATGCAGATGGTGCAAGCCCAAAGCCTGCATCCACAGCCCTTCGGACATTCCTGGAAACCACTCTGGAGGACATTCGGGGGGCGCATCACAGCCGTGAGCAACAGCTGGCCCGGGCTGCTCGCACCTACCGCAAGCGCCTGGCAGATCTGAGCCGGAGGCACGAGGAGCTGCTGGCTGCCCAGAGGTGG GCACCCAGGACCCCCAAGGCTACCTCTGGTGCAACCACCTCAGACATGGAGCCGCCACCCCTGCACATGGTCACCAAATTTGGCCACCTGAGGGAGGACCAGGCTAGGCTGGAGAAGCAGCTCCAGAAGCTCCAGGCCCAG AAAGAACCCAGTGAAGCCTCTCAGGGGGGCCCATTAGAGCCACA GGGCCTGGAAGCTGCATCCTGGGCCCAGATCCGCCAGAAGCTACAGGACTTTTCCCGTGGCACCCAG GCAGAGCTGGAAAGGGAGAGAGCACAGCTTCTAGTCCGAGCCATGATGGCTGAGGAGCAACTTTCTGAGCTACAAGAGTACGTGGACCAGCACCTGGGCAG GTACAAGCAGGAGATCCTGAGGCTGAGGAAGCTGGTGGGTACAGGGAACCCCTGGAAAGCGGGGGCCACACCTCCAGCCAAGCTGCAGCACCCAAGGACCTGCAGCCGTTAG
- the CIAO3 gene encoding cytosolic iron-sulfur assembly component 3 isoform X2 — protein MASLFSGALQLTDLDDFIAPSQDCIKPMRVDKRPGSGAAKIHIEDDGSYFQVSQDGGTKKLERAKISLDDCLACSGCVTSAETVLITQQSHEELRKVLGANKMAAPDQQRLVVISVSPQSRASLAVRFQLNPTDTARKLTAFFKKIGAHYVFDTTFSRNFSLLESQREFVRRFRAQADSKQALPVLTSACPGWICYAEKTHGNVLLPHISTARSPQQVMGSLVKDFFSQQQHLTPDKIYHVTVMPCYDKKLEASRPDFFSQEHQTRDVDCVITTGEVFKLLEEEGVSLSELEPAPLDSLNKDLQEVTLEREGRVLLHFAAAYGFRNIQNLVQKLKRGRCPYHYVEVMACPSGCLNGGGQLKAPDMPGKELLQQVERLYSMVRTEAPEDAPGVQELYGHWLQGEGSEQASRLLHTSYHAVEKAGSSLSIRW, from the exons ATGGCGTCGCTCTTCAGCGGGGCCTTGCAGCTGACGGACCTGGACGACTTCATCGCGCCGTCTCAG GATTGCATCAAGCCCATGAGGGTGGATAAGAGGCCGGGAAGCGGCGCGGCCAAGATCCACATCGAAGATGATGGGAGTTACTTCCAAGTCAGTCAG GATGGAGGGACGAAGAAGCTGGAGAGGGCCAAGATCTCGCTGGACGACTGCCTGGCGTGCAGTGGCTGCGTCACTTCGGCAGAGACCGTGCTCATCACTCAGCAGAGCCACGAGGAGCTGCGGAAGGTTCTAGGTGCTAATAAG ATGGCAGCGCCCGATCAGCAGAGGCTGGTTGTCATCTCGGTCTCTCCCCAGTCCAGAGCGTCGCTGGCTGTGAGATTTCAGCTGAATCCTACAGACACCGCCAGGAAATTAActgcattctttaaaaaaatag GGGCACACTACGTGTTTGATACCACCTTCTCGAGGAACTTCAGCCTCCTCGAGAGCCAGCGGGAGTTCGTGCGGCGATTCCGAGCACAGGCCGATTCCAAGCAGGCCTTGCCTGTGCTGACTTCCGCCTGCCCAG GCTGGATCTGCTACGCCGAGAAGACCCACGGGAACGTCCTCCTCCCCCACATCAGCACCGCCCGGTCCCCGCAGCAGGTCATGGGCTCCCTGGTCAAGGACTTCTTCTCCCAGCAGCAG CATTTGACCCCCGACAAGATCTACCATGTGACGGTTATGCCCTGCTACGACAAAAAGCTGGAAGCCTCCAGACCCGACTTCTTCAGCCAAGAGCACCAGACACGCGATGTGGATTGTGTCATCACAACAG GAGAAGTCTTCAAGCTGCTGGAAGAAGAAGGGGTCTCGCTGTCAGAGCTGGAGCCGGCTCCCCTGGACAGTCT GAACAAGGACCTCCAGGAGGTGACTCTGGAGAGGGAGGGCCGGGTCCTGCTGCACTTCGCCGCGGCCTACGGCTTCCGCAACATCCAGAACCTGGTGCAAAAGCTGAAGCGAGGCCGCTGCCCATACCACTATGTGGAGGTCATGGCCTGCCCTTCAG GCTGCTTGAATGGTGGAGGCCAGCTCAAGGCCCCCGACATGCCTGGCAAGGAGCTTCTCCAGCAGGTTGAGAGGCTATACAGCATGGTCAGGACCGAGGCACCAGAAGACGCACCTGGGGTCCAGGAGCTGTATGGGCACTGGCTGCAGGGCGAGGGCTCAGAGCAGGCCAGCCGCCTGCTGCACACAAGCTACCACGCGGTGGAAAAGGCTGGCTCCAGCCTCAGCATCAGGTGGTAG
- the HAGHL gene encoding hydroxyacylglutathione hydrolase-like protein isoform X2 translates to MKVKVIPVLEDNYMYLVIEEHTREAVAVDVAVPKRLLEIVGREGVSLTTVLTTHHHWDHARGNMELARLLPGLVVLGADERICALTRRLAHGEELRFGAIHVRCLLTPGHTSGHMSYFLWEDECLDPPAVFSGDALSVAGCGSRLETTAQQMYQSLVETLGTLPPETVFCGHEHTLGNLEFAQKVEPCNNHVKAKLSWAKKRDEDDMPTVPSTLGEELLYNPFLRVAEEPVCKFTGKVAPAEVLEVLCKERASFEQAAEPLQPQARALLALQWGLLSMPRPK, encoded by the exons ATGAAGGTCAAAGTCATCCCTGTGCTTGAGGACAACTACATGTACCTGGTCATCGAGGAGCACACGCGGGAGGCTGTGGCCGTGGACGTGGCCGTGCCCAAAAGG CTGCTGGAGATCGTGGGCCGGGAGGGGGTATCACTGACCACTGTGCTGACCACCCATCACCACTG GGACCACGCCCGGGGCAACATGGAGCTGGCGAGGCTGCTGCCTGGCCTGGTGGTGCTGGGCGCAGATGAGCGCATCTGTGCACTGACCCGCAGGCTGGCACATGGCGAGGAGCTGCGG TTTGGGGCCATCCACGTGCGCTGCCTCCTGACGCCTGGCCACACCTCGGGCCACATGAGCTACTTCCTGTGGGAAGATGAGTGTCTGGACCCGCCCGCCGTGTTCTCGG GGGACGCATTGTCTGTGGCCGGCTGCGGCTCACGCCTGGAGACCACAGCTCAGCAGATGTACCAGAGCTTGGTGGAGACCCTGGGCACCCTGCCTCCTGAGACA GTGTTCTGTGGTCACGAGCACACACTGGGCAACCTCGAGTTTGCACAAAAAGTGGAGCCTTGCAACAACCACGTGAAGGCCAAGCTATCATGGGCCAAG AAGAGGGATGAGGATGATATGCCCACTGTGCCCTCAACCCTGGGCGAGGAGCTCCTTTACAACCCCTTCCTGAGGGTGGC agAGGAGCCTGTGTGCAAGTTCACAGGGAAGGTCGCCCCAGCTGAAGTCCTGGAAGTGCTCTGCAAGGAGCGAGCGAGCTTTGAGCAGGCAGCTGAGCCGCTACAGCCACAGGCCCGGGCACTCCTTGCGCTGCAGTGGGGGCTCCTGAGCATGCCCCGGCCGAAGTGA
- the METRN gene encoding meteorin, translating to MPPPALLCALCFGLLATAARAGYSEDRCSWRGSGLTQEPGSVGQLALVCAEGGIEWLYPAGALRLTLGGSDPGARPGIACLRPARPFAGAQVFAERAGGVLELLLAEGPGPAGGRCVRWGPRERRALFLQATPHPDISRRVASFRFELREDGRPELPPQAHGLSADGACRPCSDAELLLAVCTSDFVIHGTIHGVAHDTELQESVITVAAARVLRQTLPLFRVGGPGGQAQASIRTPLHCGVHPGPGTFLFMGWSRFGEAWLGCAPRFQEFSRAYTAAHADHLHPCEVVLD from the exons ATGCCGCCCCCGGCGCTGCTCTGCGCGCTTTGCTTCGGCCTCTTGGCCACGGCCGCCCGCGCCGGCTACTCGGAGGACCGCTGCAGCTGGAGGGGCAG CGGCCTGACCCAGGAGCCCGGCAGCGTGGGACAGCTCGCCCTGGTCTGTGCGGAGGGCGGGATCGAGTGGCTGTACCCGGCCGGGGCGCTGCGCCTCACCCTGGGCGGCTCCGACCCCGGCGCGCGGCCCGGCATCGCCTGCCTGCGGCCGGCGCGGCCCTTCGCAGGCGCCCAAGTCTTCGCGGAGCGGGCGGGCGGCGTGCTGGAGCTGCTGCTGGCCGAGGGCCCAGGCCCGGCCGGGGGCCGATGCGTGCGCTGGGGTCCCCGCGAGCGCCGGGCCCTCTTCCTGCAGGCCACCCCGCATCCCGACATCAGCCGTCGCGTGGCCTCCTTCCGTTTCGAACTGCGGGAGGACGGGCGTCCAGAGCTGCCTCCGCAGGCCCACGGCCTCAGTGCGGATG GTGCCTGCAGACCCTGCAGTGATGCCgagctcctcttggctgtgtgCACCAGCGACTTTG TGATCCATGGAACCATCCACGGGGTTGCCCACGACACAGAGCTGCAGGAGTCTGTTATCACCGTGGCCGCCGCCCGTGTCCTTCGCCAGACATTGCCGCTGTTCCGGGTGGGGGGCCCTGGGGGACAGGCGCAGGCCTCCATTCGCACCCCACTGCACTGCGGCGTCCACCCTGGCCCTGGCACCTTCCTCTTCATGGGCTGGAGCCGCTTTGGTGAGGCCTGGCTGGGCTGTGCACCCCGCTTCCAGGAATTCAGCCGTGCCTACACGGCTGCCCATGCTGACCACCTCCACCCCTGTGAGGTGGTGCTGGACTGA
- the HAGHL gene encoding hydroxyacylglutathione hydrolase-like protein isoform X3: MKVKVIPVLEDNYMYLVIEEHTREAVAVDVAVPKRLLEIVGREGVSLTTVLTTHHHWDHARGNMELARLLPGLVVLGADERICALTRRLAHGEELRFGAIHVRCLLTPGHTSGHMSYFLWEDECLDPPAVFSGDALSVAGCGSRLETTAQQMYQSLVETLGTLPPETKRDEDDMPTVPSTLGEELLYNPFLRVAEEPVCKFTGKVAPAEVLEVLCKERASFEQAAEPLQPQARALLALQWGLLSMPRPK; encoded by the exons ATGAAGGTCAAAGTCATCCCTGTGCTTGAGGACAACTACATGTACCTGGTCATCGAGGAGCACACGCGGGAGGCTGTGGCCGTGGACGTGGCCGTGCCCAAAAGG CTGCTGGAGATCGTGGGCCGGGAGGGGGTATCACTGACCACTGTGCTGACCACCCATCACCACTG GGACCACGCCCGGGGCAACATGGAGCTGGCGAGGCTGCTGCCTGGCCTGGTGGTGCTGGGCGCAGATGAGCGCATCTGTGCACTGACCCGCAGGCTGGCACATGGCGAGGAGCTGCGG TTTGGGGCCATCCACGTGCGCTGCCTCCTGACGCCTGGCCACACCTCGGGCCACATGAGCTACTTCCTGTGGGAAGATGAGTGTCTGGACCCGCCCGCCGTGTTCTCGG GGGACGCATTGTCTGTGGCCGGCTGCGGCTCACGCCTGGAGACCACAGCTCAGCAGATGTACCAGAGCTTGGTGGAGACCCTGGGCACCCTGCCTCCTGAGACA AAGAGGGATGAGGATGATATGCCCACTGTGCCCTCAACCCTGGGCGAGGAGCTCCTTTACAACCCCTTCCTGAGGGTGGC agAGGAGCCTGTGTGCAAGTTCACAGGGAAGGTCGCCCCAGCTGAAGTCCTGGAAGTGCTCTGCAAGGAGCGAGCGAGCTTTGAGCAGGCAGCTGAGCCGCTACAGCCACAGGCCCGGGCACTCCTTGCGCTGCAGTGGGGGCTCCTGAGCATGCCCCGGCCGAAGTGA
- the HAGHL gene encoding hydroxyacylglutathione hydrolase-like protein isoform X1 yields the protein MKVKVIPVLEDNYMYLVIEEHTREAVAVDVAVPKRLLEIVGREGVSLTTVLTTHHHWDHARGNMELARLLPGLVVLGADERICALTRRLAHGEELRFGAIHVRCLLTPGHTSGHMSYFLWEDECLDPPAVFSGDALSVAGCGSRLETTAQQMYQSLVETLGTLPPETKVFCGHEHTLGNLEFAQKVEPCNNHVKAKLSWAKKRDEDDMPTVPSTLGEELLYNPFLRVAEEPVCKFTGKVAPAEVLEVLCKERASFEQAAEPLQPQARALLALQWGLLSMPRPK from the exons ATGAAGGTCAAAGTCATCCCTGTGCTTGAGGACAACTACATGTACCTGGTCATCGAGGAGCACACGCGGGAGGCTGTGGCCGTGGACGTGGCCGTGCCCAAAAGG CTGCTGGAGATCGTGGGCCGGGAGGGGGTATCACTGACCACTGTGCTGACCACCCATCACCACTG GGACCACGCCCGGGGCAACATGGAGCTGGCGAGGCTGCTGCCTGGCCTGGTGGTGCTGGGCGCAGATGAGCGCATCTGTGCACTGACCCGCAGGCTGGCACATGGCGAGGAGCTGCGG TTTGGGGCCATCCACGTGCGCTGCCTCCTGACGCCTGGCCACACCTCGGGCCACATGAGCTACTTCCTGTGGGAAGATGAGTGTCTGGACCCGCCCGCCGTGTTCTCGG GGGACGCATTGTCTGTGGCCGGCTGCGGCTCACGCCTGGAGACCACAGCTCAGCAGATGTACCAGAGCTTGGTGGAGACCCTGGGCACCCTGCCTCCTGAGACA AAGGTGTTCTGTGGTCACGAGCACACACTGGGCAACCTCGAGTTTGCACAAAAAGTGGAGCCTTGCAACAACCACGTGAAGGCCAAGCTATCATGGGCCAAG AAGAGGGATGAGGATGATATGCCCACTGTGCCCTCAACCCTGGGCGAGGAGCTCCTTTACAACCCCTTCCTGAGGGTGGC agAGGAGCCTGTGTGCAAGTTCACAGGGAAGGTCGCCCCAGCTGAAGTCCTGGAAGTGCTCTGCAAGGAGCGAGCGAGCTTTGAGCAGGCAGCTGAGCCGCTACAGCCACAGGCCCGGGCACTCCTTGCGCTGCAGTGGGGGCTCCTGAGCATGCCCCGGCCGAAGTGA
- the ANTKMT gene encoding adenine nucleotide translocase lysine N-methyltransferase isoform X1: MEQDDPAEALTELRERRLGALELLQVAAGSGLVAYAVWALLLQPGFRRVPLRLQVPYVGASARQVEHVLSLLRGRPGKMVDLGSGDGRIVLAAHKCGLRPAVGYELNPWLVGLAWLHAWRAGCVGNVSYRRENLWKVSLRDCHNVSVFLAPSVLPLLEDKLQAELPAGARVVSGRFPLPTWQPVAVLGEGLDRVWAYDVHSGGPAGQAVPGPSSASVPGAPNSQVG, translated from the exons ATGGAGCAGGACGACCCGGCCGAGGCGTTGACGGAGCTGCGCGAGCGGCGGCTAGGCGCGTTGGAGCTGCTGCAGGTGGCGGCGGGCTCGGGCCTGGTCGCCTACGCCGTGTGggcgctgctgctgcagccgggCTTCCGCCGCGTGCCGCTGCGGCTGCAG GTGCCTTATGTTGGCGCGAGTGCCAGGCAGGTGGAGCACGTGTTGTCGTTGCTGCGAGGCCGTCCAGGAAAGATGGTGGACCTGGGCTCTGGCGACGGCAGGATT GTGCTGGCTGCCCACAAATGCGGTCTCCGCCCAGCTGTGGGCTATGAGCTGAACCCGTGGCTGGTGGGGCTGGCGTGGCTGCATGCCTGGAGGGCAGGATGTGTGGGCAATGTCAGCTACCGCCGTGAGAACCTCTGGAAG GTGAGCCTGAGGGACTGCCACAATGTGTCTGTGTTCCTGGCTCCTAGCGTG CTCCCACTGCTGGAGGACAAGCTACAGGCAGAGTTGCCTGCAGGAGCCCGAGTGGTGTCTGggcgcttccccctccccacctggcaACCTGTGGCTGTACTGGGTGAGGGCCTGGACCGCGTCTGGGCCTATGATGTCCACAGTGGTGGGCCAGCTGGGCAGGCTGTCCCAGGGCCTAGTTCTGCCTCTGTACCTGGAGCCCCCAATTCTCAGGTTGGCTGA